One Candidatus Omnitrophota bacterium DNA window includes the following coding sequences:
- a CDS encoding PEP-CTERM sorting domain-containing protein: protein MKVTFGKVSLAFVAVLVALTVSGGAQASPLSSAIGANFTGEDIKFTSDIGQFELGWIGGGAINWALGFDKDWTNPLDGGRYAVISGGAVVTHMGPGDIAPVAMNDIFGSAADIVRFNDYLASNGGLEVFGVGTVSTVTSALGGGPTLALSSLGNPDDISSQLTYTLNSLIISSITPGVGVGNIQTNFVPGTGSLKLVEDTTPDFDPSGTLPLPTAGFDPTNGDYGLYNSLGTAGDPNEELFLELTYDTAGGSIMLLNESWASPIVVGGVIVDEPNFVIIGGVKYYIEGESNFIGINSPLKAFAGSGLGLFGESTWDIGGSLVFGDPDSRSGGVDDPSTFTFGYPPLGSPPTLEGGPVIPEPATTALFGMGLLGAALVGRRNRFRL, encoded by the coding sequence ATGAAAGTAACATTTGGTAAGGTAAGCCTTGCCTTCGTTGCTGTCTTGGTCGCTTTGACCGTAAGTGGAGGGGCGCAAGCAAGCCCGCTCTCTTCGGCAATCGGCGCCAACTTCACGGGCGAGGATATCAAGTTTACCTCCGACATCGGGCAGTTTGAGCTCGGATGGATCGGCGGGGGTGCCATCAATTGGGCGCTCGGGTTTGACAAGGACTGGACCAATCCGCTGGACGGCGGACGCTACGCGGTGATCAGCGGCGGCGCCGTTGTCACACACATGGGTCCTGGCGACATTGCACCGGTCGCCATGAACGACATCTTTGGCTCCGCTGCGGACATCGTCCGCTTCAACGACTATTTGGCCTCCAACGGCGGCCTCGAAGTTTTTGGAGTGGGCACGGTCAGCACCGTGACCAGCGCCCTGGGTGGCGGACCGACCTTGGCCCTCTCCAGCTTGGGCAATCCGGATGATATCAGCTCTCAGCTCACCTACACGCTGAACTCTCTGATTATCTCCTCCATTACGCCCGGTGTTGGGGTTGGCAATATCCAAACCAACTTCGTGCCAGGAACAGGGTCCCTGAAGCTGGTGGAAGACACCACCCCGGACTTTGATCCGAGCGGAACACTGCCGCTGCCCACCGCCGGTTTTGACCCCACCAACGGCGACTACGGGCTGTACAACAGCCTGGGCACTGCAGGCGATCCCAATGAAGAGCTCTTCCTGGAGCTCACCTACGACACAGCCGGTGGGTCCATCATGCTCCTGAATGAGTCTTGGGCATCCCCGATCGTTGTGGGCGGAGTCATTGTGGATGAGCCTAACTTCGTGATCATCGGCGGCGTCAAGTACTACATCGAAGGCGAGTCCAACTTCATCGGGATTAACAGCCCTCTCAAGGCTTTTGCCGGCAGCGGCTTGGGCCTCTTTGGCGAGAGCACCTGGGATATTGGGGGAAGCCTCGTGTTTGGCGACCCGGATTCCAGAAGTGGCGGCGTGGACGATCCTTCGACATTCACCTTCGGTTATCCGCCACTAGGTTCCCCTCCGACTCTCGAGGGTGGCCCGGTGATTCCTGAGCCTGCAACCACAGCCCTGTTTGGCATGGGTCTTCTGGGCGCGGCTCTGGTCGGACGCCGTAATCGCTTCCGCCTCTAA